In Pseudomonas sp. ADAK18, a single window of DNA contains:
- a CDS encoding nitronate monooxygenase family protein — protein sequence MSTWPDTRIIDLLGIELPIIQAPMAGATGTAMVIAASEAGALGSMPAAALSIEQLREALTTIRQSSTKPLNVNFFCHQPPAPDAERDRQWKNLLEPYYRELGADFDAPTPVSSRAPFNNAACEVVEEFRPEVVSFHFGLPEKALLDRVKATGAKVLSSATTVEEAIWLEQHGCDAIIAMGYEAGGHRGMFLTEDLSSQIGTLALVPQIVDAVSVPVIAAGGIGDARGIVAAFALGASAVQIGTAYLFTPEANVTASHHHALRNAQASETALTNLFTGRPARGIINRVMRELGSINPTAPAFPLSGGALIPLKAKDEAGFSNLWSGQALRLCKDLSTYELTRTLAEQALEKLKRT from the coding sequence ATGAGCACCTGGCCAGACACCCGAATTATCGACCTGCTGGGCATTGAACTGCCGATCATCCAGGCGCCCATGGCCGGTGCCACTGGTACAGCCATGGTTATTGCCGCCAGCGAGGCCGGCGCCCTGGGGTCAATGCCGGCCGCAGCATTGAGCATTGAACAACTGCGTGAGGCGCTGACCACCATTCGCCAAAGCAGCACTAAACCGCTGAACGTCAACTTCTTCTGCCATCAGCCACCCGCACCCGACGCCGAACGTGATCGTCAATGGAAAAACCTGCTGGAACCCTACTACCGTGAGCTGGGTGCCGACTTCGATGCGCCGACGCCCGTTTCTAGCCGCGCGCCCTTCAACAATGCCGCCTGCGAAGTTGTAGAAGAGTTCCGTCCTGAAGTGGTCAGCTTCCACTTCGGCCTACCAGAAAAAGCCTTGCTGGATCGGGTCAAGGCGACGGGTGCCAAAGTGCTGTCGTCCGCCACCACCGTCGAAGAGGCCATTTGGCTGGAACAGCACGGTTGCGACGCGATCATTGCCATGGGCTATGAAGCCGGGGGGCATCGCGGGATGTTTCTCACCGAAGACCTCAGCAGCCAGATCGGCACCCTGGCGCTGGTGCCGCAGATTGTCGACGCCGTCAGCGTTCCGGTGATTGCCGCCGGCGGGATCGGTGATGCGCGGGGCATTGTCGCCGCCTTTGCCCTGGGAGCATCGGCGGTGCAGATCGGCACCGCGTACCTGTTTACCCCCGAGGCCAATGTCACCGCGTCGCACCACCACGCATTGCGCAATGCTCAAGCCAGTGAGACAGCCCTGACCAACCTGTTCACCGGGCGTCCGGCGCGGGGCATCATCAATCGGGTGATGCGTGAGTTGGGATCAATCAACCCGACCGCGCCCGCATTTCCGCTGTCCGGTGGCGCGCTCATACCGTTGAAAGCCAAGGATGAAGCCGGCTTCAGTAACTTGTGGTCGGGTCAGGCGTTACGCCTGTGCAAAGACCTTTCGACTTACGAGCTGACCCGTACGCTGGCGGAGCAAGCGCTGGAAAAACTCAAAAGAACCTGA
- a CDS encoding alpha/beta fold hydrolase has protein sequence MSIPVSVIRCRHVDADGVRVFYREAGDPAAPVILLLHGFPSSSHMYRNLIPLLATRYRVIAPDLPGFGFTEVPAERAYHYSFDNLAITLGHFVDALKLSRYALYVFDYGAPVGLRLAVAHPQRVSALVSQNGNAYLEGLGDAWAPIRAYWAEPSQANREVIHNAVISLDGTRYQYLHGVDQPELVAPESYILDTLLMQRPGNDEVQLDLFLDYRNNLTLYPAFQAFFRATQLPTLVIWGRNDPFFIPPGAHAYKTDNPNAVVELLDTGHFALETHAAPIAQRIHEVLGHAID, from the coding sequence ATGTCGATCCCCGTCTCAGTGATTCGCTGCCGTCACGTCGATGCCGACGGTGTGCGCGTGTTCTACCGTGAAGCCGGCGATCCTGCGGCCCCGGTGATTCTGTTGCTGCACGGCTTCCCCAGCTCCTCCCATATGTACCGCAACCTGATCCCGCTGCTCGCCACCCGCTACCGCGTGATTGCACCAGACCTGCCAGGGTTCGGCTTCACCGAAGTACCCGCTGAACGCGCCTACCACTACAGCTTCGACAACCTGGCAATCACCCTCGGGCACTTCGTCGACGCACTGAAACTCAGCCGTTATGCTCTGTATGTCTTCGACTACGGCGCTCCGGTTGGCCTGCGCCTGGCCGTGGCGCATCCGCAGCGAGTCAGCGCTCTGGTGTCGCAAAATGGCAATGCTTATCTGGAGGGTTTGGGTGATGCCTGGGCACCGATCCGCGCCTACTGGGCCGAACCGAGCCAGGCCAATCGGGAAGTGATTCACAACGCAGTGATCAGCCTGGATGGCACCCGCTACCAATACCTGCACGGTGTTGATCAACCGGAGTTGGTAGCGCCAGAGTCCTACATACTCGATACCCTATTGATGCAGCGCCCCGGCAATGACGAGGTCCAACTCGACCTGTTCCTCGACTATCGCAACAACCTGACCTTGTACCCGGCCTTCCAGGCATTTTTCAGGGCCACACAACTGCCGACACTGGTGATCTGGGGTCGTAACGATCCGTTTTTCATCCCGCCGGGGGCTCACGCCTACAAGACCGACAACCCCAACGCGGTGGTGGAGTTGCTCGACACCGGTCACTTCGCCCTGGAAACCCACGCGGCGCCGATTGCCCAGCGTATCCACGAAGTACTTGGGCACGCCATCGACTGA
- a CDS encoding ABATE domain-containing protein, with the protein MTAITPPDLPLEPYVLADDPVLDMLNTRANVDGVARDFWQTDADVERWLVRLGWAEEGAVPAFEESALLGVARGLREVIRDLLEQRKVGLQGDPVALNGFLRKAVSHPQLSWPAPGEVHLERQRKQQTPEQFLSPLAEAAAVLLVEGDFGLIRTCEHPDCVLWFYDRTKAHKRRWCSMALCGNRHKVAEFRRRKLEG; encoded by the coding sequence ATGACTGCCATCACCCCACCCGATTTACCGCTGGAACCTTATGTGCTGGCCGATGACCCGGTATTGGACATGCTCAATACGCGGGCGAATGTCGACGGTGTGGCTCGGGATTTCTGGCAGACGGATGCCGATGTCGAGCGTTGGCTGGTACGCCTTGGCTGGGCCGAGGAGGGCGCCGTGCCTGCGTTCGAGGAGAGTGCTTTGCTAGGCGTGGCGCGGGGATTACGGGAGGTGATCCGGGATCTGCTGGAGCAGCGCAAGGTGGGCTTGCAAGGTGACCCTGTTGCCCTTAACGGTTTCTTGCGCAAGGCCGTCAGCCATCCGCAACTATCCTGGCCTGCACCGGGCGAGGTGCACCTGGAGCGTCAGCGCAAACAGCAAACCCCTGAGCAGTTTCTCTCACCGCTTGCAGAGGCCGCTGCGGTGCTGTTGGTAGAGGGTGATTTCGGTTTGATCCGCACCTGTGAACATCCGGATTGCGTGCTGTGGTTCTACGACCGTACCAAGGCTCACAAACGCCGTTGGTGCAGCATGGCGTTGTGTGGCAATCGGCATAAGGTCGCGGAGTTTCGTCGACGCAAGCTGGAGGGGTAG
- a CDS encoding nuclear transport factor 2 family protein: MTSTASSAQIDVIQRMYNAKGDMDVIRAVIAQDAVWDIAVGFPKGGVYSGFDNIINDFFSFFGDFSEFWAEGDEFFEVGDHVIALGRYHGVTKDGGNQVTSRFVHIYTLRDGQIIRLQQTTDTLLIARALGRG, translated from the coding sequence ATGACTAGCACCGCCAGCTCTGCGCAGATCGACGTCATCCAGCGTATGTACAATGCCAAAGGTGATATGGACGTCATACGAGCGGTTATCGCACAGGATGCCGTATGGGACATTGCTGTCGGCTTCCCGAAGGGCGGCGTATACAGCGGCTTCGACAATATCATCAACGACTTTTTCTCCTTCTTTGGCGATTTCAGCGAGTTCTGGGCCGAGGGTGACGAGTTCTTCGAGGTTGGAGACCACGTTATCGCGCTTGGTCGCTACCACGGCGTTACCAAGGACGGCGGCAACCAAGTCACCTCCCGGTTCGTGCATATTTACACCCTGCGCGATGGCCAGATCATTCGGCTTCAACAGACCACCGACACTTTACTCATTGCCCGCGCACTCGGGCGCGGTTGA
- a CDS encoding alpha/beta hydrolase fold domain-containing protein produces the protein MDKHATPPPVTATDSRQALLEWGTVAEAGFEQLYGAVTTGLAPITGVTRAVETITGVDGNTIRLYIHRPAESAGPMPGIIYLHSGGMVLLSMDNPLHLRWADQLAATGLIVVGVDFRNGAGKLGPHPFPAGLNDTFSALQWTDAHRDNLGLSKIIVVGDSGGGNLALATALKAKQDGLLTLLDGVYALAPHISGAYDWSVEDQARELPSLLENDQYFTSLATSQVLARLYDPDCANRRNPLAWPYHATEADLIGLPPHVISTNELDSVRDEGLAYARKLTHAGVSVISRTVNGITHDGDVIFEAALPELHHDAIRGIYDFASNL, from the coding sequence ATGGACAAGCACGCCACACCGCCGCCCGTCACAGCCACCGACTCAAGGCAAGCCCTGCTTGAGTGGGGCACCGTCGCTGAAGCAGGCTTCGAGCAGCTATACGGAGCGGTCACAACCGGCCTGGCTCCCATTACCGGGGTGACACGCGCTGTAGAGACGATTACCGGCGTAGACGGCAACACGATCAGGCTTTACATACATCGCCCTGCCGAGTCTGCTGGTCCCATGCCTGGCATTATCTACCTGCACTCAGGAGGGATGGTCCTGCTGAGTATGGACAACCCCCTCCACCTACGCTGGGCCGACCAGTTGGCCGCCACCGGCCTGATCGTGGTCGGCGTCGACTTTCGTAATGGTGCGGGAAAACTCGGTCCCCATCCCTTTCCGGCGGGCCTCAATGACACCTTCAGTGCTCTACAATGGACTGACGCACACCGCGATAACCTCGGACTGAGCAAGATCATCGTAGTTGGCGATTCCGGCGGCGGTAACCTCGCCCTCGCCACGGCCCTCAAGGCCAAGCAGGATGGCCTGCTCACCTTGCTGGACGGAGTGTATGCACTCGCGCCACATATCTCCGGCGCCTACGACTGGAGCGTGGAGGACCAAGCGCGGGAGCTGCCCTCCTTGCTGGAAAACGACCAGTATTTCACCAGCCTTGCCACTAGCCAGGTTCTGGCCAGACTTTACGACCCCGATTGTGCCAACCGGCGCAATCCCCTGGCCTGGCCTTACCACGCCACCGAGGCCGACTTGATCGGCCTTCCACCGCACGTAATCTCCACTAACGAACTCGATTCGGTGCGTGACGAAGGCCTTGCCTACGCCCGCAAACTTACTCATGCCGGAGTTAGTGTAATCAGCCGTACGGTGAACGGCATCACCCACGACGGTGACGTTATCTTCGAAGCCGCTCTGCCGGAACTCCACCATGATGCTATCCGCGGCATCTACGACTTCGCCAGTAATCTATAG
- a CDS encoding nuclear transport factor 2 family protein: protein MKLCTSALLASVLFAPAMSFAGESSEPSTPQQVHSKVSTEANKKIALRALTGAFVDRDPSVVDQYFDPNYIQHNPSIPNGPAAIKEVISKLPKDFSYQPGMAVSEGDFVMVHGRIVGWGPKPMIVVDIFRLKDGKVAEHWDVLQEEVSATASANGNPMFLPSEAK from the coding sequence ATGAAACTTTGTACTTCTGCACTTCTTGCGAGCGTCCTTTTTGCACCGGCCATGTCGTTTGCCGGAGAGTCGAGCGAGCCGTCAACGCCTCAACAGGTTCATTCGAAAGTTTCGACGGAAGCTAACAAGAAAATTGCTCTTCGTGCATTAACCGGAGCATTTGTAGATCGAGACCCTAGTGTCGTCGATCAATACTTCGATCCAAATTATATCCAACATAATCCTTCGATTCCGAACGGTCCGGCTGCGATAAAGGAGGTGATCTCGAAACTGCCGAAGGACTTTTCCTATCAGCCGGGCATGGCGGTATCTGAAGGTGATTTCGTAATGGTTCACGGACGGATCGTAGGTTGGGGGCCAAAACCAATGATCGTCGTTGACATATTTCGTTTAAAGGACGGTAAGGTGGCCGAGCATTGGGACGTCTTGCAGGAAGAAGTCTCTGCGACAGCCAGTGCGAATGGCAACCCTATGTTTTTACCGTCGGAAGCGAAGTAA
- a CDS encoding zinc-binding alcohol dehydrogenase family protein, with protein MLAVQYQAYGGYQENRIVDLPQPQPIDGEVLVEIHSVGINPLDNTLRSGHFYAATPENLPRIGGQTGVGIVLESKSPDLVAGDRVFVSGKNFGVTVDGTWRQLIALPATGLKRVPVNVDDNHAAAFLAGAGYLTGYLALTEFAHFKPGQTVLAPGIGGAVGMETVQIARHLGASMAISTASTTLKAEQARAAGYEHVIDLSREPLQDGVMRLTNGKGVDVVVDGISGSLTKAALGSLAFGGMLIIAGYAGGRDAAVDVTDIIWKGAQIRGFTFKPGIFSTETVESAQQACIDFLAAGALQPTIAKVFPLTEAAEAVRYLIEDRPFGRVVMSTII; from the coding sequence ATGCTAGCAGTTCAATACCAAGCCTATGGTGGTTACCAGGAAAATCGGATTGTTGATCTTCCACAGCCTCAACCAATCGATGGTGAGGTGCTGGTGGAAATACATTCGGTTGGAATCAATCCGCTCGACAACACACTCCGATCAGGGCACTTCTATGCCGCAACACCAGAGAATCTGCCTCGTATCGGCGGCCAAACGGGTGTGGGTATCGTGCTCGAAAGCAAAAGCCCGGATCTGGTAGCAGGCGACCGAGTATTCGTATCGGGGAAAAACTTTGGCGTGACAGTCGACGGAACCTGGCGTCAGTTGATCGCTCTGCCGGCTACCGGGCTCAAGCGGGTCCCGGTCAACGTCGATGATAATCATGCTGCGGCGTTCCTCGCTGGCGCTGGATATCTGACCGGTTATCTTGCTTTGACCGAGTTCGCACACTTCAAGCCAGGGCAAACGGTTCTAGCCCCTGGCATAGGAGGCGCCGTAGGCATGGAGACCGTGCAGATTGCGAGGCATCTTGGCGCCTCCATGGCTATCTCTACGGCAAGTACCACGCTCAAGGCCGAGCAGGCCCGAGCCGCAGGTTACGAACATGTGATCGATCTATCTCGTGAGCCGCTCCAGGATGGAGTCATGCGTCTGACCAATGGTAAAGGAGTCGACGTTGTGGTCGATGGTATCAGCGGCTCACTCACCAAGGCGGCGCTTGGCTCGCTTGCATTCGGCGGCATGCTGATTATCGCAGGCTACGCAGGAGGACGGGATGCGGCCGTTGATGTGACTGACATCATATGGAAAGGTGCTCAAATTCGCGGTTTTACGTTCAAACCGGGAATCTTCAGTACTGAGACCGTGGAGTCCGCCCAGCAAGCATGTATTGATTTCCTCGCTGCAGGAGCCTTACAGCCAACAATCGCCAAAGTGTTTCCGCTAACCGAAGCTGCCGAAGCTGTACGTTATCTAATAGAAGACCGCCCCTTTGGCCGAGTAGTAATGAGCACGATTATTTGA
- the ada gene encoding bifunctional DNA-binding transcriptional regulator/O6-methylguanine-DNA methyltransferase Ada: MTSRHSTEQDPRWAAIVARDPKADLQFVYGVKTTGIYCRPSSASRLPRPENVEFFDTPQHAEAAGYRPSKRASGDQTQVAQRHALLVSAACRHIEQAETVPSLEALATLAGLSPFHFHRTFKAVTGLTPKGYASAHRSRKMRDGLKDSHSVTDALYDAGFNSNSRFYESADQLLGMKPSDYKAGGTNSDIRFAVGQCSLGAILVAQSNRGVCAILLGDDPDKLVRDLQDQFPRANLIGADHGFEQLIAQVVGFIEAPALGLDLPLDLRGTAFQERVWQALREIPVGSTASYGEIAKRIGAPTSFRAVAQACGANSLAVAIPCHRVVRSDGNLSGYRWGVERKRQLLEREGSTQT; encoded by the coding sequence ATGACTTCGCGCCACTCCACCGAACAAGACCCACGCTGGGCTGCCATCGTCGCCCGCGACCCCAAGGCTGACTTGCAGTTCGTCTACGGGGTAAAAACCACCGGTATCTATTGCCGTCCCAGCAGCGCGTCACGCCTGCCACGCCCGGAAAACGTCGAGTTCTTCGACACCCCGCAACACGCCGAGGCGGCCGGTTACCGCCCCAGTAAACGCGCCTCAGGGGATCAAACCCAGGTAGCACAGCGTCATGCCCTGCTCGTGTCGGCAGCCTGCCGGCATATCGAACAGGCCGAGACCGTGCCCAGCCTGGAAGCGCTGGCCACCCTCGCCGGCTTGAGCCCCTTTCATTTCCACCGGACTTTCAAGGCCGTCACCGGCCTGACGCCTAAGGGCTACGCCAGTGCTCATCGCTCACGCAAAATGCGTGACGGGCTCAAGGACAGCCATTCGGTGACCGATGCGCTGTACGACGCCGGCTTCAACTCCAACAGCCGATTCTACGAATCCGCTGACCAATTGCTGGGCATGAAACCCAGTGATTACAAGGCCGGCGGCACCAATAGCGACATCCGTTTTGCCGTCGGCCAATGCTCCCTCGGGGCAATCCTGGTGGCGCAAAGCAATCGCGGGGTGTGCGCGATTCTGCTGGGAGACGATCCGGACAAACTGGTGCGCGACCTGCAGGATCAATTTCCCCGGGCCAACCTCATCGGTGCCGATCACGGCTTCGAACAGTTGATCGCCCAGGTTGTCGGCTTTATCGAAGCGCCGGCGCTGGGCCTGGACCTGCCCCTGGATCTGCGCGGTACGGCGTTTCAGGAGCGGGTCTGGCAAGCCTTGCGGGAAATTCCGGTGGGCAGCACCGCCAGTTATGGCGAGATAGCCAAGCGCATCGGTGCACCGACTTCTTTCCGTGCCGTGGCTCAGGCGTGTGGGGCCAACAGCCTGGCAGTGGCGATTCCCTGCCATCGGGTGGTACGCAGCGATGGCAACCTGTCGGGATATCGCTGGGGTGTGGAGCGTAAACGTCAGTTGCTGGAGCGGGAAGGCTCTACACAAACCTGA
- the alkB gene encoding DNA oxidative demethylase AlkB, with protein sequence MPGPTADLFADDALQQPAGREQIGEQSYVLRGYALPWVERLLPELRRVLAQSPFRQMVTPGGFTMSAALSSCGELGWTTDRAGYRYTTLDPNSQQPWPALPEALRQLAVMAAAEAGFGGFEPDACLINRYVPGAKMSLHQDKNERHYTAPVVSVSLGLPAVFLFGGHERSDKTQKVSLFHGDVVVWGGVDRLRFHGVLPIKEGVHPQMGPQRINLTFRMAG encoded by the coding sequence ATTCCTGGCCCCACCGCTGATCTGTTTGCCGACGACGCCTTGCAGCAACCGGCGGGACGCGAGCAAATCGGCGAACAGTCCTACGTCCTCAGGGGCTACGCCCTGCCCTGGGTTGAACGTCTGCTGCCGGAATTGCGGCGCGTGCTGGCCCAATCACCGTTTCGGCAAATGGTCACGCCCGGCGGCTTCACCATGTCGGCAGCCTTGAGCAGTTGCGGCGAATTGGGATGGACCACGGACCGCGCGGGCTATCGCTACACAACCCTTGATCCGAACAGTCAGCAACCCTGGCCGGCACTCCCCGAAGCTTTGCGTCAGTTGGCGGTAATGGCAGCGGCAGAAGCAGGATTCGGCGGCTTTGAACCGGACGCCTGCCTGATCAACCGCTATGTGCCGGGGGCAAAAATGTCCCTGCACCAGGACAAGAATGAACGTCACTACACCGCGCCAGTGGTCTCGGTGTCCCTGGGATTGCCGGCGGTGTTTCTATTCGGCGGCCATGAACGAAGTGACAAGACACAAAAAGTCTCGCTGTTCCACGGTGACGTGGTGGTCTGGGGTGGCGTGGATCGCTTGCGCTTCCATGGTGTGCTGCCGATCAAGGAAGGCGTGCACCCGCAAATGGGGCCACAACGTATCAACCTGACGTTCCGTATGGCCGGCTGA